One Pseudochaenichthys georgianus chromosome 7, fPseGeo1.2, whole genome shotgun sequence DNA segment encodes these proteins:
- the gtsf1 gene encoding gametocyte-specific factor 1, protein MTTSFRFGSTIDTCRTTAAERAVLLEGEEIIGKEPHLDPDTLLQCPFDKNHLIRVCRFPYHLIKCRKNHPKLASELKTCPYNARHLVPQNQLMSHTETCEDRISVDIEDRGSTNRLIPLQVSTWVNPDMSEDWDHEVDDTAPPFVWGVNTVMDHQYEMKPTNNLGPSFRTPNTLPWAEL, encoded by the exons ATGACGACCTCCTTCAGATTCGGATCCACGATCGACACGTGCAGGACTACTGCTGCTGAGAGGGCAGTGCTGCTGGAGGGCGAGGAAATAA TTGGCAAAGAACCACACCTGGATCCGGACACCCTCCTGCAGTGTCCCTTCGATAAGAACCACCTGATCCGGGTCTGCCGCTTCCCGTACCACCTGATAAAGTGCAGGAAG AACCACCCGAAGCTGGCGAGCGAGTTGAAGACGTGCCCGTACAACGCTCGTCACCTGGTGCCTCAGAACCAGCTGATGTCCCACACGGAGACCTGCGAGGACCGCATCTCTGTGGACATTGAAGACC GCGGCAGCACCAACCGACTGATCCCCCTGCAGGTCAGCACCTGGGTCAACCCTGACATGTCCGAGGACTGGGACCATG AGGTCGATGACACGGCGCCTCCATTTGTGTGGGGGGTGAACACGGTGATGGATCATCA ATATGAGATGAAGCCGACCAACAACCTGGGTCCGAGCTTCAGGACCCCCAACACGCTGCCCTGGGCCGAGCTCTAA
- the letmd1 gene encoding LOW QUALITY PROTEIN: LETM1 domain-containing protein 1 (The sequence of the model RefSeq protein was modified relative to this genomic sequence to represent the inferred CDS: inserted 3 bases in 2 codons; substituted 1 base at 1 genomic stop codon): protein MALLSSSLTRFCCLRTNRINNGLYSPYLPCQYRYPLCRLYSTSQVRRGLGRYVRXSTPNMKXFLKTRFPRFFQLYHTFVEAVLFRDCKEVKRIKXEMHSDKLQFKDLPYRDMERLRQFRRDVGKAVPLLVISIPPFANYLVFLLMYFFPRQLLIPHFWTPRQQLEFRGVSHSMRVQQYQPVLSGLQNLKVSEGVLQKRLQNLCVKVQNGVTPQVSEILAVRNLFSGPPLGVKRMSDEQMRLVSPLLFLTPRLPSFLMSRRLQRSGSELLHLDRALSRLGVQNLSEAELRQACFMRGLYSSSLTVPQCREWMSRWLHLSNSLKDSEVSLLLHSIVFLSANYRH, encoded by the exons ATGGCGCTGCTGAGCTCCTCTTTGACCCGGTTCTGTTGTCTCAGGACAAACAGGATAAATAATGGACTTTATTCCCCTTACCTGCCCTGTCAGTACAGGTA CCCTCTCTGCAGACTCTACTCCACGTCTCAAGTCAGACGAGGTTTGGGGCGATACGTCAGATAGTCAACTCCAAATATGAA GTTCCTCAAAACAAGATTTCCTCGCTTCTTCCAGCTCTATCACACTTTTGTGGAAG CTGTGCTGTTCAGAGACTGCAAAGAGGTGAAGAGGATCA GTGAAATGCACTctgacaaactgcagttcaaggATCTGCCCTACAGGGACATGGAGAGGCTCCGACAG TTCCGCAGAGACGTGGGAAAGGCCGTTCCTCTGCTGGTGATCTCCATCCCTCCCTTTGCCAACTACCTGGTGTTCCTCCTGAT gtATTTCTTCCCCCGGCAGCTCCTGATCCCTCACTTCTGGACCCCCCGGCAGCAGCTGGAGTTTCGGGGTGTGTCCCATTCGATGCGTGTCCAGCAGTACCAGCCCGTCCTCTCTGGGCTGCAGAACCTGAAGGTCTCCGAGGGGGTTCTGCAGAAACGCCTGCAGAACCTCTGCGTCAAA GTGCAGAACGGAGTGACTCCTCAGGTTTCTGAAATCCTGGCCGTGAGAAATCTGTTCTCCGGACCCCCGCTGGGCGTCAAGAGGATGAGCGACGAGCAGATG AGGCTCGTCTCCCcgctcctcttcctcaccccTCGTCTCCCCAGCTTCCTGATGTCTCGCCGGCTGCAGCGTAGCGGATCAGAACTTCTGCATCTGGACCGAGCTCTGAGCCGCCTGGGAGTCCAGAACCTGAGCGAGGCCGAGCTCAGACAG GCGTGTTTCATGCGCGGTCTGTACTCCAGCAGTCTGACGGTCCCTCAGTGCAGAGAGTGGATGTCCCGCTGGCTCCACCTGTCCAACTCCCTCAaag ACTCCGAGGTGTCTCTGCTCTTGCACAGCATCGTGTTCCTCTCCGCAAACTACCGCCACTGA